The proteins below come from a single Oncorhynchus keta strain PuntledgeMale-10-30-2019 chromosome 1, Oket_V2, whole genome shotgun sequence genomic window:
- the LOC127911389 gene encoding collagen alpha-5(IV) chain-like isoform X2: MGGPSGFPGPPPSLTPGGTPLFLHAGFNPTQPPGFPHPVVGGPGSTKDDSGSKDEAGGSDGPSDTPDIQLGAPGPGGPGALISPPGPAVLLGTRPAMLPMQPRPGLPPPHLQPHFPPHLPPPNMPPMMMGPRGPNPMFPPRGRPPGGFRMPMGHQSMEDFPHGPPRHPIQPGPPRHPFQPGPPRHPFQPGPPGEEEGNWEGGRHFRGERPGFGGRDRDGGRFGERGRGFPRGGGGGGGNGRPIDGPEGSFMNRRDRFEW, translated from the exons ATGGGTGGTCCCTCTGGATTCCCTggccctcccccctccctcacccccggTGGAACCCCTCTCTTCCTGCACGCTGGCTTCAACCCCACACAGCCTCCAG GTTTCCCTCATCCAGTAGTGGGTGGACCAGGGAGCACCAAAGATGACTCTGGATCTAAAGACGAGGCTGGAGGGAGTGATGGCCCCTCAGACACTCCAGACATCCAGCTGGGAGCTCCAGGCCCAGGCGGACCAGGGGCCTTGATAAGTCCTCCAGGCCCAGCAGTGTTACTGGGTACCAGGCCGGCCATGCTGCCCATGCAGCCTCGTCCGGGACTACCACCCCCTCACCTCCAGCCCCACTtcccccctcacctccctccccccAACATGCCTCCAATGATGATGGGCCCCAGGGGCCCCAACCCTATGTTTCCCCCCAGGGGGCGCCCTCCAGGTGGGTTCAGGATGCCCATGGGCCACCAGTCCATGGAGGACTTTCCTCACGGACCCCCCAGACATCCCATCCAGCCTGGACCCCCCAGACATCCCTTCCAGCCTGGACCCCCCAGACATCCCTTCCAGCCCGGACCCCCCGGGGAAGAAGAAGGCAACTGGGAGGGCGGGAGACACTTCAGGGGCGAGAGGCCAGGGTTTGGGGGACGTGACAGGGACGGAGGGAGGTTTGGGGAGCGGGGGAGAGGGTttcctagaggaggaggaggaggagggggaaatgGTCGGCCCATAGATGGGCCTGAGGGGAGCTTCATGAACCGACGGGATAGATTTGAATGGTGA